A genomic window from Streptomyces broussonetiae includes:
- a CDS encoding 4a-hydroxytetrahydrobiopterin dehydratase has product MAVEPLSQKEIEDRLAELPGWSVEEGRLTRSYRLGSHVAAAAFVMHIAAVQDELDHHSDLTLGYHTVLLSVHTHSAGGALTEKDFGLARRVEDVAPGHGAH; this is encoded by the coding sequence ATGGCCGTGGAACCGCTGTCGCAGAAGGAGATCGAGGACCGGCTGGCGGAGCTGCCGGGCTGGTCGGTGGAGGAGGGCCGGCTGACCCGCTCCTACCGGCTCGGCTCGCATGTCGCGGCGGCGGCGTTCGTCATGCACATCGCCGCCGTCCAGGACGAGCTGGACCACCACTCCGACCTCACCCTCGGCTACCACACCGTCCTTCTCAGCGTGCACACGCACAGCGCGGGCGGCGCCCTCACCGAGAAGGACTTCGGTCTCGCCCGCAGGGTGGAGGACGTCGCCCCAGGTCACGGCGCACACTGA
- a CDS encoding class I SAM-dependent methyltransferase: protein MLDYDKEADAYDASRGGEARAHAATEALLDLIPEGPGRLLDVACGTGIVTRRLAARRPALRVTGADLATAMVRRAGARLPGAIVRADSRRLPFPTGGFDAVISIWLLHLLDDAEDARAVVAECARVLRPGGIYVTTVDKAAAHDVGSDIDSVLASRPRRPAQDAAATVTAHAARHGLEPAGATSFRGVGQGRSPRATIADLRRGWFTQLAPDGPRTEEFATRLAGLPDQDRPRPDPVFEVRAYRKPTTDRLPHLPCEPRKP, encoded by the coding sequence GTGCTCGATTACGACAAGGAAGCCGACGCCTACGACGCGTCCCGCGGCGGCGAGGCTCGCGCCCACGCCGCCACCGAAGCCCTGCTCGACCTGATCCCCGAGGGGCCGGGCCGGCTGCTCGACGTGGCCTGTGGCACCGGCATCGTCACTCGGCGGCTGGCCGCCCGCCGCCCCGCGCTGCGGGTGACCGGCGCCGACCTCGCCACTGCCATGGTCCGCCGGGCGGGGGCGAGGCTGCCGGGCGCGATCGTCCGCGCCGACAGCCGCCGCCTGCCCTTTCCCACCGGCGGATTCGACGCCGTCATCAGCATCTGGCTGCTGCACCTGCTGGACGACGCCGAGGACGCCCGCGCCGTCGTCGCCGAGTGCGCCCGGGTGCTGAGGCCCGGCGGGATCTACGTCACCACCGTCGACAAGGCCGCCGCGCACGACGTCGGCAGCGACATCGACTCCGTCCTCGCCTCCCGCCCGCGCCGCCCCGCCCAGGACGCCGCCGCCACCGTCACCGCGCACGCCGCCCGGCACGGGCTGGAACCGGCCGGCGCCACCAGCTTCCGCGGCGTCGGGCAGGGCCGCAGCCCCCGCGCCACCATCGCCGATCTGCGCCGCGGCTGGTTCACCCAGCTGGCGCCGGACGGGCCGCGCACCGAGGAGTTCGCGACGCGCCTCGCGGGCCTTCCGGACCAGGACCGCCCACGGCCGGACCCGGTGTTCGAGGTGCGTGCCTACCGCAAGCCGACCACGGACCGACTCCCACACCTTCCGTGCGAGCCGCGGAAACCGTGA